From the genome of Eublepharis macularius isolate TG4126 chromosome 12, MPM_Emac_v1.0, whole genome shotgun sequence, one region includes:
- the LOC129338951 gene encoding trans-1,2-dihydrobenzene-1,2-diol dehydrogenase-like, with translation MEATCWGICSAGAISHDFLVALKTLPPEEHKVVAIASRELSRAQKYAQTHSIPKAYGSYAELAQDPDVDVVYVGVIHPYHLPSTLLFIQAGKNVLCEKPLGMNAAEVKAMVRAAREKGVFLMEAFWSRFFPASERIHSLLSAGIIGDVVVVHAEFGLPLLTVPRCTEKELGGSGVLDIGLYCVQLACMIFNGEKPESIVASGFLHDTGVDKIGSIILNFSRSRQAVLTYTLMTQLPNQASISGTKGIIEIPGFFWCPKQLVVNGKNEEFPLPAPSQKLNFFNSTGLRYEAEHVRQCLLQGLKESPVMSHADSQLVHYILDEVRKQLGVSYSQDQP, from the exons ATGGAGGCCACATGCTGGGGGATCTGCTCTGCGGGGGCAATCAGCCACGATTTCCTAGTGGCTCTGAAGACTCTTCCACCTGAGGAGCATAAG GTGGTGGCCATTGCCTCTAGAGAACTCAGCCGGGCGCAGAAATATGCCCAGACCCACAGCATCCCCAAGGCCTACGGGTCTTATGCAGAACTGGCTCAGGATCCAGATGTTG ATGTGGTGTACGTGGGGGTAATCCATCCGTATCATCTCCCATCCACCCTCCTCTTCATCCAGGCCGGAAAGAATGTGCTCTGCGAGAAGCCGTTGGGAATGAATGCTGCCGAAGTCAAGGCGATGGTGCGAGCAGCCAGAGAAAAGGGCGTCTTCCTCATGGAG GCCTTCTGGAGccgttttttccctgcttcagagAGGATCCACTCCCTGCTCAGTGCAGGGATCATCGGGGATGTGGTAGTGGTTCATGCTGAATTTGGACTCCCTCTGCTAACAGTGCCCAGGTGTACGGAGAAAGAGCTGGGCGGAAGTGGTGTGCTGGATATAGGTCTTTACTGTGTCCAGTTGGCCTGTATGATCTTCAACGGAGAGAAGCCGGAGTCCATTGTGGCCTCTGGTTTTCTGCATGACACGG GGGTAGACAAAATAGGTTCTATTATCCTGAACTTCTCACGGAGTCGCCAAGCTGTCCTCACTTACACCTTGATGACGCAGCTGCCCAACCAAGCGAGCATCAGTGGGACCAAAGGGATCATCGAG ATCCCAGGATTTTTCTGGTGCCCAAAGCAGCTGGTGGTCAATGGGAAGAATGAagaattcccccttcctgctcccTCCCAAAAACTGAACTTCTTCAACAGCACTGGTTTGCGTTATGAAGCTGAACACGTCCGACAATGTCTCCTCCAAG GCTTGAAGGAGAGCCCCGTCATGTCTCACGCAGATAGCCAGTTGGTCCACTACATTCTGGATGAAGTCCGTAAGCAGCTGGGGGTGTCGTATTCACAGGACCAACCTTAA